The following proteins come from a genomic window of Edaphobacter sp. 4G125:
- a CDS encoding GNAT family N-acetyltransferase, producing MFETRVATVEDAELIAEHRRKMFAEMGDSSAEQLQAMKESFVPWVRERLVDGRYLGWIVSNGEKVVAGAGVWFMDFLPHWRDLNPQRAYLTNFYVSAEMRGQGLAHGLVRRAVEAAQTRGIKVVILHASLAGRPIYERNGFKASNEMMLDLGGESAFED from the coding sequence ATGTTCGAGACGAGAGTTGCAACGGTAGAGGATGCGGAGTTGATTGCTGAACATCGGCGCAAGATGTTTGCAGAGATGGGCGATAGCAGCGCGGAGCAGTTGCAGGCGATGAAGGAAAGCTTCGTTCCGTGGGTGCGAGAAAGGCTGGTGGATGGCCGTTATCTCGGATGGATTGTTTCTAATGGTGAAAAGGTGGTAGCAGGTGCGGGAGTGTGGTTCATGGATTTTCTGCCGCACTGGCGTGACCTGAATCCGCAGAGAGCATATCTGACAAACTTTTATGTCTCAGCTGAGATGCGTGGGCAAGGGCTGGCTCACGGGCTGGTCAGAAGGGCGGTCGAGGCAGCGCAAACACGAGGGATCAAAGTGGTGATCCTTCATGCATCTTTAGCGGGACGGCCGATCTACGAGAGGAATGGGTTCAAGGCTTCGAATGAGATGATGCTGGATCTGGGTGGAGAGTCAGCGTTTGAGGATTGA
- the ispD gene encoding 2-C-methyl-D-erythritol 4-phosphate cytidylyltransferase — protein sequence MRVFVILPAAGIGTRMAAGTHGAAPKQFLSIGGVPVLVRSLRAFLEVPRVDVVCVAVRASERERVEAQIKEFALGPRVRVVEGGDSRQESVGNALAALESADEDLVLVHDAVRPLIDAATIERTIEAVEKHGAAIVGLPAVDTIKQVERTAEGAIITATIPRERVVLAQTPQGARVGLLRGAFAEAEADGFAGTDEASLLERAGIEVAVVPGSAKNFKITQPGDIELAEFYLKQAGAR from the coding sequence ATGCGAGTTTTTGTCATTCTTCCGGCAGCGGGCATCGGTACGAGGATGGCTGCCGGAACTCATGGGGCTGCTCCGAAGCAGTTTTTGAGCATCGGCGGCGTGCCGGTTCTGGTGCGTTCTTTGAGGGCGTTTCTGGAAGTGCCGCGTGTGGATGTCGTGTGCGTGGCGGTGCGCGCCTCGGAGCGCGAGCGTGTAGAGGCGCAGATCAAGGAATTTGCCCTTGGACCGCGAGTGCGAGTGGTTGAGGGTGGCGACTCCCGGCAGGAGTCGGTCGGAAACGCGCTGGCGGCGTTGGAGTCGGCAGACGAGGATTTGGTGCTGGTGCACGACGCTGTCAGGCCGCTGATCGATGCAGCGACGATTGAACGGACGATCGAGGCAGTCGAGAAGCATGGTGCTGCGATTGTGGGTTTGCCTGCAGTCGATACGATCAAGCAGGTAGAACGTACAGCCGAGGGGGCAATTATTACGGCGACGATTCCGCGTGAGCGGGTTGTGCTAGCTCAGACTCCGCAGGGTGCTCGTGTCGGACTGCTGAGGGGTGCTTTCGCCGAAGCTGAAGCGGATGGTTTTGCAGGAACCGATGAGGCAAGCTTGCTGGAGCGTGCTGGGATTGAGGTTGCTGTGGTGCCGGGATCGGCGAAGAACTTTAAGATCACTCAGCCGGGAGATATCGAGTTGGCGGAGTTTTATTTGAAGCAGGCAGGTGCGCGATGA
- the ispF gene encoding 2-C-methyl-D-erythritol 2,4-cyclodiphosphate synthase encodes MSMRIGYGFDSHAFKPGVPLVIGGLPIEHPEGLAGHSDGDVLLHAITDALLGAVSAGDIGTFFPPSDPRWKGAASDIFLRTALEEVATAGYKIVNIDTVLVMAKPKIVPIAGELRERVAQLLGVKPGEVGIKAKTPEGLNQDHVAVAHAAVLLESVKLVDPPAKLTATADVDDDIDEVVKGLVGGAHDMSALGRKRPAFDTDDLT; translated from the coding sequence ATGAGCATGAGAATTGGTTATGGGTTTGATTCACATGCATTCAAGCCGGGTGTGCCGTTGGTGATTGGTGGATTGCCGATCGAGCATCCCGAAGGATTGGCAGGGCACTCGGACGGCGATGTGTTGCTGCATGCAATTACGGATGCGTTGCTAGGCGCGGTTTCTGCAGGGGATATCGGGACATTCTTTCCACCGAGCGATCCGCGTTGGAAAGGTGCGGCGTCCGACATCTTTTTACGGACGGCTCTTGAAGAGGTTGCGACAGCGGGATACAAGATCGTGAATATCGATACTGTGCTGGTGATGGCAAAGCCGAAGATTGTGCCCATTGCCGGTGAGTTGAGGGAGCGCGTAGCCCAGCTGCTCGGGGTTAAGCCGGGGGAAGTAGGGATTAAGGCGAAGACCCCGGAAGGGCTTAATCAGGACCATGTGGCCGTTGCTCATGCCGCTGTGCTGCTGGAGAGTGTGAAGCTGGTCGATCCTCCGGCGAAGCTGACTGCAACGGCGGATGTGGATGACGATATCGATGAGGTCGTCAAAGGATTGGTCGGTGGGGCGCACGATATGTCAGCGCTGGGTCGAAAGCGTCCGGCCTTCGATACAGACGATCTAACCTAA
- a CDS encoding O-methyltransferase, with translation MGHRLPIHHTRDRCYCCHAPPNSHHYPRTHASTLLAPLTAKLYLGYMDQNLWNAVDRYLADTLVHPDQRIEEALEANACAGLPAIDVAPNQGKLLHLLARVQGARRILEIGTLGGYSSIWLARALPKDGQLITLELSPKHATVARSNIQRAGLSSLVDIRVGPALDSLAALHAEKPAPFDFIFLDADKPNNPNYLDWAVKFSRPGTLIIADNVVRDGAIVDGNSRDAGVTGTRTFLERLGSHPQLDATAIQTVGVKGYDGFAMAIAK, from the coding sequence ATGGGCCACCGTCTGCCCATACACCATACTCGCGATCGCTGCTACTGCTGCCACGCTCCACCGAATTCGCATCATTACCCTCGTACACACGCTAGCACCCTGCTTGCTCCCCTGACGGCAAAACTCTATCTTGGCTATATGGATCAGAACCTCTGGAACGCCGTCGACCGCTACCTCGCAGACACTCTTGTTCATCCCGATCAGCGCATTGAAGAGGCGCTCGAAGCCAACGCCTGCGCCGGCCTGCCTGCAATCGACGTCGCGCCCAACCAGGGCAAGCTGCTGCATCTGCTCGCCCGCGTTCAGGGAGCGCGCCGTATCCTTGAGATCGGAACCCTGGGCGGCTACTCCAGCATCTGGCTCGCCCGCGCGCTCCCCAAGGACGGTCAGCTCATCACCCTCGAGCTGAGCCCGAAGCACGCCACCGTCGCCCGCTCCAATATCCAGCGCGCTGGCCTCTCTTCGCTGGTGGATATCCGCGTTGGCCCGGCGCTCGACTCTCTTGCCGCGCTCCACGCCGAAAAACCCGCGCCATTCGACTTCATCTTTCTCGACGCCGACAAACCCAACAATCCGAACTATCTCGACTGGGCTGTGAAGTTTTCCCGCCCTGGCACCCTGATCATCGCCGATAATGTCGTCCGCGACGGCGCCATCGTCGATGGCAACAGTCGCGACGCCGGAGTCACCGGAACCCGTACCTTTTTAGAACGCCTCGGCAGCCACCCGCAACTGGACGCCACCGCCATCCAGACCGTTGGAGTAAAAGGCTACGACGGCTTCGCCATGGCAATTGCGAAATAA
- a CDS encoding M14 family metallopeptidase, whose translation MAAVAAIASMVYGQTVAHPRLTDAPTVAPCTVQGEWATPAEKNCYATTPDYAGTMAYLKRVQVAAPGQVKIEPFGKTGEGRELDIVIASRDGVFDPAAIHAAKRPIVLVQNSIHAGEMDGKDACLALLRDMVITRSKASLLERAVFVFIPMYNADGHERRSRYNRINQDGPQEMGWRGNGTNLNLNRDYLKADAPETRAFMAMFHRWLPDFFVDDHVTDGADYQYDVTFTIDDGPNLPTATAKWVDDVATPTLERYVDEHGHLASPTYITLANDNDPAQGLGFNDNPPRYSTGYMILEGRPGMLVELHMLKDYKTRVTGNYEILSGLMELVNRDADKLIALNAAADREAETMGAHPLSNVKYPLALAWGGQTTPFLFRGYKYTRELSAVSGAMWVRYTHEPWSVSLPAQTGYKVTAEAAAPAAYIIPAQWTQVVDVLAAHQVEMTRTMAPWSGTVETYRCAGMAWQEPPFEGRHPTFNGEAQHDPGKFGSCVLVREKLDFPAGSVVVRLNQRLSRVAMAWLEPAAPDSAMQWGFFDSIFEQKEYGEAYVLEELAREMMAKDPRLKAEFEKKVTSDPAFAGSPQARLEFFYERSPWYAANRIGLYPVGRLSNLDGVPVAK comes from the coding sequence GTGGCAGCAGTAGCAGCGATCGCGAGTATGGTGTATGGGCAGACGGTGGCCCATCCAAGATTGACAGATGCACCGACGGTAGCACCGTGTACCGTTCAAGGCGAGTGGGCGACTCCTGCGGAAAAGAACTGCTATGCCACTACGCCGGACTATGCAGGGACGATGGCTTATCTGAAGCGCGTGCAAGTAGCGGCTCCGGGACAGGTGAAGATCGAGCCTTTCGGAAAGACCGGCGAGGGACGTGAACTGGACATCGTAATCGCTTCGCGCGATGGGGTCTTTGATCCTGCCGCGATTCATGCGGCGAAGAGGCCGATTGTTCTGGTGCAGAATTCGATTCATGCAGGCGAGATGGATGGTAAAGATGCGTGTCTGGCTCTGTTGCGCGACATGGTGATCACGAGGTCGAAGGCCAGCCTGCTGGAACGCGCGGTATTTGTGTTTATCCCGATGTATAACGCCGATGGGCATGAACGCAGGAGCCGCTATAACCGCATCAATCAGGATGGTCCGCAGGAGATGGGGTGGCGCGGCAATGGAACCAACCTGAACTTGAACCGCGACTACCTGAAGGCCGATGCTCCCGAGACGCGAGCATTTATGGCGATGTTTCATCGCTGGCTGCCGGACTTCTTTGTCGACGATCACGTGACCGATGGAGCGGACTATCAATACGACGTGACCTTTACGATCGATGATGGGCCGAATCTTCCGACGGCAACGGCGAAGTGGGTCGATGATGTGGCGACGCCGACACTCGAGAGATATGTCGATGAGCACGGACATCTAGCTTCGCCCACCTACATCACGCTGGCGAACGATAACGATCCGGCACAAGGGCTGGGATTTAACGATAATCCCCCGCGGTATTCCACCGGTTACATGATCCTCGAAGGGCGTCCAGGGATGCTTGTCGAGTTGCATATGTTGAAGGACTACAAGACGCGTGTGACAGGAAACTATGAGATCCTGTCTGGGCTGATGGAGCTTGTGAATCGCGATGCCGACAAGCTGATCGCGTTGAATGCGGCTGCGGATCGAGAGGCCGAAACGATGGGCGCGCATCCGTTGAGCAATGTGAAGTATCCTCTGGCCTTGGCGTGGGGAGGACAAACGACACCCTTTCTGTTTCGCGGTTACAAATACACGCGTGAGCTGAGTGCAGTTTCAGGAGCGATGTGGGTGCGGTATACGCATGAGCCGTGGAGCGTTTCGCTGCCTGCGCAGACAGGATATAAGGTGACGGCGGAGGCGGCTGCTCCGGCGGCATACATCATTCCGGCGCAGTGGACGCAGGTGGTCGACGTGTTGGCGGCGCACCAGGTGGAGATGACGCGAACGATGGCTCCGTGGAGCGGGACGGTGGAGACCTATCGCTGCGCAGGGATGGCATGGCAGGAGCCGCCCTTCGAAGGACGGCATCCGACTTTCAATGGGGAAGCTCAGCACGATCCTGGGAAATTCGGCAGTTGCGTGCTGGTGCGGGAGAAGTTGGATTTTCCTGCTGGTTCCGTTGTGGTGAGGCTGAACCAGAGGCTGTCGCGGGTCGCGATGGCGTGGTTGGAGCCGGCGGCTCCGGATTCGGCGATGCAGTGGGGCTTCTTCGACTCGATTTTTGAGCAGAAGGAGTACGGAGAAGCCTACGTGCTGGAAGAACTGGCGCGAGAGATGATGGCGAAAGATCCAAGACTGAAAGCAGAGTTCGAGAAGAAGGTTACGAGCGATCCTGCGTTTGCAGGAAGCCCACAGGCTCGGTTGGAGTTCTTCTACGAGCGATCTCCGTGGTATGCAGCGAATCGAATTGGGCTGTATCCAGTAGGAAGGTTGAGCAATCTGGATGGAGTTCCAGTCGCGAAATGA
- a CDS encoding CocE/NonD family hydrolase, whose protein sequence is MKAGLCFAAGLFLTGISSAIAQAPAASDDFVRTHYAKYEYRIPMRDGAKMFAAVYVPKMGAFKDPGPYPFLMTKTPYSCGPYGVDNFPQRVGPSRELMESGYIFVCEDARGRNASEGVFQEMNVHIDDKKSPKDVDESSDMYDTVEFLLKNVPNNNGKVGITGISYPGFYTSASIIDSHPAIKAASPQAPMSDLFFNDDAYHGGTFMLSANYGFYRNFYPQKNPVIPAARSGGHEASSSENPDSYAMLLAAGPTGNLDTGKEYLDGKNWLFHDQLAHTAYDDYWQKRDLSRHMKNVHAATMEVGGWFDAEDLSGPFKTFHAIDQYNPGNQNTLVVGPWTHGGWSRGDGDHLGDVIFNAKTGVFYREKIEFPFFEHYLKDKPESALPKAYVFETGTNVWRTYDAWPPKQATAKTLYFHADGKLSFDPPTEKTGVDEYVSDPAHPVPFVGYPTDTVPQRYMADDQRFATTRSDVLVYESEPLTEDVTISGPVRPKLKIASTGTDADFVVKLIDVYPYDYSNPEGTESGNKRVLGAAPLVMGGYQQLVRGEPMRAKFRDSWEKPTPLTPGKITTVNSEMPDVNHTFRVGHRIMVQVQSSWFPLIDRNPQTFTDIPTAKPEQFVKATESVYRNSSAASGVEVLVLPKP, encoded by the coding sequence ATGAAAGCAGGGCTTTGTTTTGCTGCAGGCTTGTTTCTAACGGGAATCTCAAGTGCAATCGCACAAGCTCCGGCTGCTTCTGACGATTTTGTTCGAACACATTATGCGAAGTACGAGTACCGCATTCCGATGCGTGATGGTGCAAAGATGTTTGCCGCCGTATATGTGCCGAAGATGGGTGCATTTAAGGATCCGGGGCCGTATCCGTTCCTGATGACGAAGACTCCTTATAGCTGCGGGCCTTATGGCGTGGATAACTTTCCGCAGCGAGTCGGACCGAGTCGGGAATTGATGGAATCCGGTTACATCTTCGTCTGTGAAGATGCACGGGGGCGTAATGCCAGCGAGGGCGTCTTCCAGGAGATGAATGTACACATTGACGATAAGAAATCGCCGAAGGACGTGGATGAGTCGAGCGATATGTATGACACGGTCGAGTTTCTTCTGAAGAATGTTCCGAACAATAACGGCAAGGTTGGAATCACCGGCATCAGCTATCCGGGCTTCTATACCTCGGCGAGCATTATTGATTCTCATCCTGCGATCAAAGCGGCGAGTCCGCAGGCTCCGATGTCGGACCTGTTCTTCAATGATGATGCCTACCACGGTGGTACGTTCATGTTGAGCGCGAACTACGGGTTCTATCGCAACTTCTACCCACAGAAGAATCCAGTCATCCCTGCTGCAAGATCTGGAGGGCATGAAGCTTCGAGCAGCGAGAACCCTGACAGCTATGCAATGCTACTGGCTGCAGGACCGACGGGAAATCTGGACACTGGCAAAGAATATCTGGATGGGAAGAACTGGTTGTTCCACGACCAGCTGGCGCATACGGCTTATGACGATTACTGGCAGAAGCGTGATCTTTCGCGTCATATGAAGAATGTTCATGCGGCGACGATGGAGGTCGGCGGCTGGTTTGATGCCGAGGATTTGTCAGGGCCCTTCAAGACTTTCCATGCAATCGATCAATACAACCCCGGCAATCAAAACACGCTGGTGGTTGGTCCGTGGACCCATGGCGGATGGTCGCGCGGAGATGGGGATCATCTTGGCGATGTGATCTTCAATGCGAAGACCGGGGTGTTCTATCGCGAGAAGATTGAGTTTCCGTTCTTTGAACACTATTTGAAGGACAAGCCCGAATCGGCATTGCCGAAGGCATACGTCTTCGAGACAGGAACCAATGTCTGGAGAACCTACGACGCGTGGCCTCCGAAGCAGGCGACAGCAAAGACGCTTTACTTCCATGCCGATGGCAAACTGAGCTTCGATCCGCCGACCGAGAAGACGGGAGTCGATGAGTATGTGAGCGATCCGGCGCATCCGGTGCCATTTGTTGGATACCCGACCGATACGGTTCCGCAGCGGTACATGGCCGATGATCAGCGGTTCGCTACGACGAGATCGGATGTGCTGGTTTATGAATCGGAGCCGTTGACTGAGGATGTGACGATCTCTGGACCGGTGAGACCAAAACTGAAGATCGCCTCGACGGGAACGGATGCAGACTTTGTGGTGAAGCTGATCGATGTGTATCCATATGACTATTCCAATCCGGAGGGAACCGAGTCTGGCAATAAGCGCGTTCTCGGTGCTGCTCCACTGGTGATGGGAGGGTATCAGCAGCTGGTGCGAGGCGAACCGATGAGAGCGAAGTTCCGCGATTCATGGGAGAAGCCGACGCCGCTTACCCCAGGAAAAATCACAACGGTCAATAGCGAGATGCCGGATGTGAACCACACCTTCCGAGTTGGCCATCGGATCATGGTGCAGGTGCAGAGCTCGTGGTTTCCGCTGATTGATCGGAACCCGCAGACGTTTACCGATATTCCGACTGCAAAGCCGGAGCAGTTTGTGAAGGCGACGGAGAGTGTGTACCGGAATTCGTCGGCAGCGAGTGGAGTCGAAGTGCTAGTGCTACCGAAGCCCTAA
- a CDS encoding amidohydrolase/deacetylase family metallohydrolase, with product MKRIVRFFLLAISVSSFPCLLQAQSATSPKFDLLLKGAHVIDPKNQIDRVTNVAITNGHIASIDDNISNGEARKVVDLHGLYLIPGMIDIHVHVFPRFVLPSGAPPSEGVQPDSFSFKSGVTTMVDAGSTGWKEFPEFKRRVVNTSKTRILAFLNIVGAGMGTGNDDNVAEMDANAAAQMALANPGLIVGFKSAHYGGPGWTSVDNAVKAGNLAHVPVMVDFGKITPQRNINVLFADKLRPGDIYTHCFSGHREEVLENGQLNPAMVQGRKKGIYFDLGFGAASFYWFVADPAYKAGFYPDSISSDLHMKSMNAGMKDMTNMMSELMALGSSLQDVVKMSTWDPAREIKHSELGNLDVGAEADIAVLRLENGHFGFLDSAGARRYGTGRLVTELTLRKGEVVWDLNGLAAEDWQSFHYRKGPFYSNGAMR from the coding sequence TTGAAACGAATTGTTAGATTTTTCCTTCTCGCTATTAGTGTTAGCTCATTCCCTTGTCTGTTACAAGCACAGTCAGCAACATCACCAAAATTCGATCTTTTGCTGAAGGGTGCTCATGTCATAGACCCTAAGAACCAAATCGATAGGGTTACAAATGTGGCCATTACAAATGGTCACATCGCCAGTATTGACGACAATATATCGAACGGCGAAGCGCGGAAGGTAGTAGACCTGCATGGACTGTATTTGATCCCCGGAATGATTGATATTCACGTGCATGTGTTTCCACGTTTTGTGCTCCCGTCAGGAGCACCGCCAAGTGAGGGTGTTCAACCCGACTCCTTCTCATTCAAGAGCGGAGTGACCACTATGGTGGATGCTGGTAGTACAGGTTGGAAGGAATTTCCTGAATTCAAGCGGCGCGTTGTAAATACCTCAAAAACTCGTATTCTTGCCTTTCTCAATATCGTAGGCGCAGGTATGGGAACAGGAAATGATGACAACGTTGCGGAGATGGATGCTAACGCCGCAGCCCAGATGGCCCTTGCCAATCCCGGCTTGATTGTTGGTTTCAAGTCCGCTCATTATGGAGGCCCAGGCTGGACATCCGTAGACAATGCCGTAAAAGCAGGGAATCTGGCGCATGTGCCTGTCATGGTTGACTTCGGTAAGATTACGCCTCAGCGCAACATCAATGTGCTCTTCGCTGATAAGTTGCGACCAGGCGATATTTATACACATTGCTTCTCGGGACATCGTGAAGAGGTCCTCGAAAATGGCCAACTGAATCCAGCAATGGTGCAGGGCCGGAAGAAGGGTATCTATTTTGATTTAGGCTTTGGCGCTGCCAGCTTCTATTGGTTTGTTGCTGATCCTGCATACAAAGCTGGTTTCTATCCTGATTCGATTTCGAGCGATCTCCATATGAAGAGTATGAATGCCGGGATGAAAGACATGACCAATATGATGTCGGAATTAATGGCACTCGGCTCTTCCCTGCAGGATGTAGTGAAGATGTCAACATGGGATCCCGCTCGTGAAATCAAACATTCCGAACTCGGAAATCTTGATGTAGGAGCAGAGGCTGACATCGCTGTGCTCCGGTTAGAGAATGGTCATTTTGGATTTCTCGATTCTGCTGGTGCGCGTAGATATGGAACAGGTCGCCTTGTAACTGAACTCACTCTCCGTAAGGGTGAAGTGGTTTGGGATCTTAATGGTCTTGCGGCCGAAGACTGGCAGAGCTTCCACTATCGCAAGGGTCCGTTTTATTCGAATGGTGCTATGAGATAG
- a CDS encoding response regulator: MKEIRVLLIDDQFLTRIALRSVFAGHPHIRIVGEGSDGEQGVELYRLLQPDVVVLDLRLPRLSGFDVIGILQKEPCPARIVVLSSYCGSEDIYRAMKAGAMSYLCKDASALELVNAIESVNRNVRYLQRLVRDRLSKRISAMELTPREAEILRCISQGFTNSEIANHLNVTTQTVRDHVSVVLDKMGARDRTQATIYALQRGMFHFDWPTD; the protein is encoded by the coding sequence ATGAAGGAAATCCGCGTCCTTCTTATTGATGACCAATTTCTCACTCGAATTGCTTTGCGGTCTGTTTTTGCTGGACATCCGCATATTCGAATTGTTGGAGAAGGCTCAGACGGCGAGCAGGGCGTTGAACTCTATCGATTGCTCCAACCTGATGTAGTTGTTCTTGACCTGCGTCTTCCTCGGCTGAGTGGATTCGATGTTATCGGGATCCTGCAGAAAGAGCCGTGCCCTGCGCGCATTGTTGTTCTTTCGAGTTACTGCGGCTCGGAAGACATATACCGTGCGATGAAAGCTGGAGCGATGTCTTATTTGTGCAAGGATGCAAGCGCATTAGAGCTGGTTAATGCAATTGAGAGCGTCAATCGTAATGTTCGATACCTTCAGCGATTAGTTCGTGACCGACTGTCTAAACGGATCTCGGCTATGGAACTTACTCCTCGCGAGGCAGAGATTTTGCGCTGCATTTCTCAAGGCTTTACGAACAGCGAAATTGCTAACCATCTCAACGTTACAACCCAAACGGTTAGAGACCATGTTTCTGTGGTGCTCGACAAGATGGGAGCACGCGATCGGACTCAAGCAACTATTTACGCTTTGCAACGAGGCATGTTCCATTTCGATTGGCCGACCGACTAG